The following proteins come from a genomic window of Manduca sexta isolate Smith_Timp_Sample1 chromosome 2, JHU_Msex_v1.0, whole genome shotgun sequence:
- the LOC115456339 gene encoding uncharacterized protein LOC115456339 yields MWVYAFYATTFLYVTNAVLERHYNEEAIFADVIRNISRVNNVLQELISNYEQLQKIYKSQESTDYSSDAEIDEVFKSIKKAKYDHKMNAKVNPTERPNSESFPATQMIWSEDDDDDNDADTDDESEERAKGNVVGKFPKPEAQKAKNTPIDTFENTSSESMEVIKNTSILKPNEAKIIFIDTHKKIKEITENKEASTKKKVEPTKTPKTRYKKVLKNDKVNMKARKDKLAAKTSNTIKQNNGTKSIKKIIYAEKFSPKSIWKEIIKNKPIQLEPQEEVIYNAPKKRADNYKPMGSLQSEAAKTALVIVSKSNTKDLKLKEKDTFESPEDQTLAKEVFKTNVLRQAYGDACTKVVIKKCYKACKYAGKAYCTLYKCKGAFKSKFKELSKTGCVREFVGPKSNKSDVKYRGQDDVFVDATRVRYLDAACLPYMELNHKPNIIRNNTSKTTLNDYVKTNILRDKYERACKKVSAGKCTSACNFAYSNTCNSFNCDHNKRVKFKKYCKEQCNIAYKLFSESESTDTSSVSSDTDTS; encoded by the exons atgtggGTTTACGCTTTTTACGCCACTACGTTTTTATATGTCACAAACGCggttttg GAAAGACATTACAATGAGGAAGCCATCTTTGCTGACGTCATCAGAAACATATCACGAGTCAACAACGTACTACAAGAATTAATAAGCAATTATGAACAACtacagaaaatatacaaatCGCAGGAAAGCACAGATTATTCATCCGATGCGGAAATCGATGAAGTGTTCAAAAGTATCAAGAAAGCTAAATACGATCATAAAATGAATGCTAAGGTCAATCCAACTGAGAGACCGAATTCTGAATCATTTCCTGCAACGCAAATGATTTGGTCTGAGgatgacgatgatgataatGACGCAGATACTGATGATGAATCTGAAGAAAGAGCCAAAGGTAATGTAGTAGGAAAATTTCCGAAGCCTGAAGCTCAAAAGGCCAAAAATACACCAATAGATACTTTTGAAAATACATCAAGTGAATCAAtggaagttattaaaaatacttctattttaaaacctaatgaagctaaaataattttcattgatacacataagaaaataaaagaaatcacTGAAAACAAAGAGGCATCAACTAAGAAAAAAGTCGAACCAACAAAGACACCTAAAACACGATACAAAAAAGTCTTGAAAAATGACAAGGTCAATATGAAAGCCCGAAAGGATAAACTTGCAGCAAAGACtagcaatacaataaaacaaaataacggCACTAAAAGTATCAAGAAGATTATTTATGCTGAAAAGTTTTCTCCTAAGAGTATTTGGAAggaaataattaagaataaaccTATACAACTAGAACCGCAAGAGGAGGTTATTTATAATGCACCTAAAAAAAGGGCTGATAATTATAAACCTATGGGAAGTTTGCAAAGCGAAGCAGCTAAGACTGCTCTGGTTATTGTTTCTAAGAGCAACACC aaAGACCTAAAACTCAAAGAGAAGGATACGTTCGAGTCACCTGAAGACCAAACATTAGCTAAAGAAGTATTTAAGACCAACGTGTTGAGACAGGCATACGGCGATGCATGCACGAAGGTTGTCATTAAGAAATGTTATAAG gcATGTAAATACGCGGGTAAGGCGTACTGCACACTATACAAATGTAAAGGTGCGTTCAAATCCAAGTTCAAAGAGCTATCGAAGACTGGCTGTGTACGAGAGTTCGTAGGACCGAAGAGTAATAAGAGTGACGTAAAATATAGAGGACAGGATG ATGTATTCGTTGATGCGACGAGGGTTAGATATTTAGACGCTGCCTGCCTTCCATATATGGAATTAAATCACAAG CCAAATATCATTCGTAACAACACAAGCAAAACGACACTAAACGACtacgtcaaaacaaacattctcAGAGACAAATACGAACGTGCTTGCAAAAAGGTATCCGCTGGAAAATGCACCTCGGCGTGCAACTTCGCGTATTCTAACACTTGCAACAGTTTTAACTGCGATCATAATAAGCGTGTTAAGTTCAAAAAGTATTGTAAGGAACAATGCAACATCGCTTATAAGTTGTTCAGTGAATCAGAGAGTACCGACACTTCCAGTGTCAGTAGTGACACTGATACTTCTTGA